Proteins encoded by one window of Mercenaria mercenaria strain notata chromosome 4, MADL_Memer_1, whole genome shotgun sequence:
- the LOC123552856 gene encoding uncharacterized protein LOC123552856, which yields MRKITRQACQTLGLFFSGLFVLWVTGNKNSQSGYRNAREVKHVQQWSAGTGSFGNKVSKVANSKPDVLLPDQFAISLLKRGKKMCDSNLIAYGHFAKVTNIVLDPSFGKLTQEGNSKNESYSVDPGFFQMECNGKIDVKYPNRMKHLNSWANAIKIGLPNDKTYETITDWTIAVSRNHNNSIYYTMSDIYNAFLLSRAFDIDPEVVDVIFIDGYPENKMNSTWARLFQKVTRIEEVKKPVLYKNMIWGLADNDSPLNFEYKFKSIPNLEEFRKFVLRRHEVDFQHKLDCTNLNVLILNKNQKFIEFKNAHGHPEKIYENMLYQNILEIFSDHRIVLFPFQATLQDQLKVISKIDIFISLHTEELTHVMFLPKHAVVLEIFKLDVTRSDNMHYQALAQWRNMSYYSWGGTEIQDLTKSASTFIQGQISHIAGEMFRQMCIPSYKKSSTIWN from the coding sequence ATGAGAAAAATTACCAGACAGGCTTGTCAGACACTCGGCTTGTTTTTTTCTGGACTATTTGTACTGTGGGTGACAGGAAACAAAAATTCACAAAGTGGGTACCGTAATGCCAGAGAAGTGAAACATGTGCAGCAGTGGTCCGCTGGCACTGGCAGTTTTGGTAACAAAGTTAGCAAGGTTGCAAATTCAAAACCCGACGTTCTACTGCCTGATCAGTTTGCCATAAGCTTATTAAAACGTGGGAAAAAAATGTGTGATTCAAATTTAATTGCCTATGGACATTTTGCTAAAGTTACGAACATTGTCCTTGATCCATCGTTTGGTAAATTAACGCAAGAAGGAAATTCAAAGAATGAAAGTTACTCTGTTGATCCAGGATTTTTCCAAATGGAATGTAATGGGAAAATAGACGTTAAATACCCTAATCGCATGAAGCATTTGAATTCATGGGCAAATGCAATCAAAATTGGTCTGCCTAACGACAAAACTTATGAAACGATTACAGACTGGACAATTGCTGTTTCACGGAATCATAACAACAGTATCTATTATACAATGTCAGATATCTATAATGCTTTTTTACTCTCTAGAGCATTTGACATTGACCCTGAAGTTGTGGATGTCATTTTCATAGATGGCTATccagaaaataaaatgaacagtACATGGGCAAGACTTTTTCAAAAGGTTACCAGAATTGAAGAAGTTAAGAAACCTGTGTTGTACAAAAACATGATATGGGGTTTGGCTGATAATGACAGTCCACTGAATTTTGAGTACAAGTTTAAATCTATTCCAAATTTAGAAGAATTTCGTAAGTTTGTTCTCAGAAGGCATGAAGTAGATTTTCAACATAAACTTGACTGTACGAACCTTAATGTGTTAATATTGAACAAAAATCAAAAGTTCATAGAATTTAAAAATGCTCATGGACATCCAGAAAAAATATACGAAAATATGCTTTACCAAAATATATTAGAGATTTTTAGCGATCACAGAATAGTTCTTTTCCCTTTCCAAGCTACACTGCAAGACCAGCTTAAAGTTATTTCAAAGATTGATATATTTATATCTCTTCACACAGAAGAGCTAACTCATGTGATGTTTTTGCCGAAACATGCTGTGGTTCTGGAAATATTTAAATTAGATGTAACGAGGTCTGATAACATGCACTACCAGGCTTTAGCCCAATGGAGGAACATGTCTTATTACTCTTGGGGAGGTACAGAGATACAAGATCTTACAAAGTCAGCAAGCACTTTTATTCAGGGACAGATTAGTCATATTGCGGGTGAAATGTTTCGGCAAATGTGTATACCAAGTTACAAAAAAAGTTCGACCATCTGGAACTGA